The window CATGCTGCGCGAGGCTCTGGGCAAAGCCGGAATTGAAGTCGGCGGCAAGAATCCCTGGGACATTCAGGTCAAAGATCGCAGTTTTTATGAGCGCATCATCGCCGACGGCGTGCTCGGTCTGGGCGAAAGTTACATGGAAGGCGGCTGGAGCTGTGCGGCGCTGGATCAGTTCGTCGATCGCGCCTCCCGCGCCGGACTGGAAGAAAAGATTCAGGACAGCTGGTCCAATCGTCTGCATATCATCAAGTCCCGCGCCTTCAATCTGCAGAAGGTCAAGCGCGCCTTTCAAGTAGGCGAGCAGCATTACGATCTGGGCAACGATCTCTATACGGCCATGCTTGATTCGCGCATGCAGTACACCTGCGGCTACTGGCGCAATGCGAAAGATCTGGAGAAGGCGCAGCTGGCCAAGCTTGATTTGGTCTGTCAAAAAATTCAGCTCAAGAAGGGCATGCACGTGCTGGAGTTTGGCTGCGGCTGGGGCGGCTTTGCACGCTACGCTGCCGAACGCTACGGCGCTGTGGTTACTGGCTATACGGTGGCCAAGGAGCAGGCCGCCTATGCCCGCGAAAAATGCCGCAAACTGCCGGTGACCATTCACCTTGAAGACTATCGCAAGGCCACGGGTCAGTACGATGCCGTCGTTTCCATCGGCATTATGGAGCACGTTGGCTACCGCAACTATGCGACCTATATGGAAACCGCAGAGCGCTGCTTGAAGGATGACGGGATCGCCTTTGTTCACACCATTGGCGGCAACCGCAGCACCACCATTGCCAACGCCTGGATTCATAAGTATATCTTTCCCAACGGAATGTTGCCTTCGGTGGCCCAGCTTGGCCGGGCAATGGAAGGACGCTTTGTGATGGAAGACTGGCACAATTTTGGGCCGGACTATGACCGAACGCTGATGGCCTGGCATCGCAACTTTGTCAAGGCCTGGCCCAAGCTCAAGAAGTCCTTTGACGATCGCTTCTACCGCATGTGGGAGTTCTATCTGCTGGGATCGGCCGGGGCCTTCCGCGCTCGCAGCCAGCAACTTTGGCAAATCGTGATGACCAAAGAGGGGCGCGCTATGCCGCCTCGTTTGAATTAAAGGGAAGGGCGCAGTATGATTGATACTAAGGTCATCATAGTTGGCGGCGGGCCCTCCGGTTCCAGTTGCGCCTGGCGGCTGCGTCAGAACGGGGTAGAGTGTCTGGTGCTCGACAAAGACGTCTTTCCGCGGACCAAGCTGTGTGCGGGCTGGATCACGCCGCAGGCGGTGCGCGACCTGCGACTGCGCGAAGACAACTATCCTCACGGCATGATCAAGCTGGACAGACTGCACTTTCGTTTTTACGGCAAGAAAGTCCCCATTCGCACCACCCAGTATTCAATTCGTCGATTTGAATTTGACAGCTGGCTGCTGCAACGCTCCGGCGCGCCCACGGCGGAACACACCGTGCGCGAGATCAAGCGCGTCGATGGAAAATACATAATCGATGACAAGTATCGCTGCGAGTATCTGGTGGGGGCCGGGGGAACCAACTGTCCGGTCTATCGAATCTTATTCAAGGACAAGAACCCGCGCGATAAGGGCGCCTTGATTGTGGCCATGGAAAAGGAGTTCCCCTTCGAATACAGCGACGCCAACTGCTATCTGTGGTTTTTTGAAAACAAGCTGCCTGGCTATTCGTGGTATGTGCCCAAGGGCGGCGGCTATATCAACATTGGCATTGGCGGCAAGCAGGCCAGTCTGGCAAAGGGCCAGGACGATATCCATCGCCAGTGGGAATTTCTGACAAAGAGTCTGCAGCAACTTAAGCTGATCGACATCAGCAACGTAACGCCCAAGGGTTACTCTTACTATCTGCGCCACCGGGTTTCGGTCATGTCGTCGGACAAGGCCTACCTGGCCGGCGATGCCGCTGGCCTCGCTACGGTCGATATGGGCGAGGGCATTGGGCCGGCAGTACAGAGCGGGCTTCGGGCCGCTGATTCCATCATTGGCGGCGGCGCCTACAGCTGGCAAGGGCTTGGCAAGTACAGCGCCGTCGAGCTGTGGCGCGGACGTTCGGCCAACTAGAGCTAGACGGGCTTCTACAATCGCGCTTTTTTTTTCCTCGCAGCTCCTGCAATTCTCAATTGAGACCCAGGATTCGGAGCCTTGCGCATGCAAAGGCCATCGCTTCAGAAGTTCCTCAGGGAATAGCGCACTCCCAAGTGCCGCGCAAGCTGGTCCAGATTCTGAAATGAAAGGTTCCGCTTCCCGTTCTTGAAATTGGTCAGGTGCGTCTTGCTGATTCCGGTCGTGAGGGATACTTGCAGGAGGGATTCCGGCGCCGCTGTCAAGGCAGTCCGGACCTCGGCCTCAAGAGTATCGAGATCACTGGCAACCGTCTTCCCCATCAGGCAGCCTCCTCGCGCCGAAGAACATCGACGAATTCCGCGATCACGGCTAGATCCGCACCATCCGTGTTCGTGATGACGATCGGCTCGTAGTTCGGATTCTCCGGTAACAGTCGGATTTCTTCATGCTGCCATTGCTCATCGGTACTCAGCCCCTTCCTGCTTTCGTACCGTTTGACGGTGTAGGCGCCCCCGGTTTCCGGGTCGTGGACGTCACGGTGTTGCACCAAAACGATGCGGCCTTGACGGCTCCCCTCGACGGGGCTCCGGAAGAGACACCATGCGCCGTCTGGGATTCGTGGCTCCATTGACTGTCCAACAACCTGCGCGACGAACATTCCTGGACGCAGCTTGTGTTTCGTATATGGTCGGACCCAGCACTCCGGTTCAATGGACTGGCTTTGTCCGAAGGCTCCGGCCGCCGCCCGCAGGCTCATCAAGGGAACGGAGTCCACGCCCGCTTCCGGGGAGTCGAGACGCTCAAACGGTTCGGCAGATCCGTTGGCGCCACCGGTCCGGATGCTTTCATAGACGCTCTTGAGCAGCACCTTGCCAACAACATCGCGAAAGGCAGAGTCATTCATGAAGCGGCCGGTGATATCCTCGTTCTGCTCCATACGGTCGATAAAGAGTCCGTCGAGAGCGCGCAGGAACACGTAACCGAAGTTTTCCTCACTGTTAGCAAGAGCCGCCTCTCGAATGACCGGATCGGCAATCGCGTCTTCATGGACTGAATCCAAGAAGAGCTGGTCGCCCGGCTTGAACTCCGTGCCAAATCGTTCGTTCAGTATGTCAATAAGGCGCGACAATTGGATCTTCTCACCTTGAGCGGAGCGCGTCCCTACGTCGGTGGGGCCATCGATTGGAGAACGCTTCTTCGGATCCAACTGGATCGAGCCTTCGCTGATTTTCTGGAGTCGATAGTATTTGAGGGTCACATCGTCATCGAAGGTATAGATGGGCCCACGGTCAGATGGCAGCTTGGTCACCAAGAAGCGAACGTAGGAATACAGCTTCTCCAAGTCGGTGTCCTGAAACGGTATGACTTGAGATAGAAACGCGTAGAGATTCCGGAACGCGGTGAGGTCCTTCCGAAATTTCTGACGGCTGTCCTCGTCCAATTCACGAAATCGACGAACGGCAGGGTCAATGCACGCATTCAATCGCGCGTGATCGGTAGCCGATTGCGTGTTGTTCGGCTTATAGAAGACCCGCGCAAACTCTTCGACCTCTTGCAGGTGGAAGACCTGTTGCGCCGAAAGACGAGCCTGAAGCTCATAGAGCTGTTTGGCCTCTGCCTGCTCCCCAACCAAAGTCTGAGCATAGTAGGGCTGGAAAGCAGCCAGAATTTCGTCGGGAGAGTTTACGAAATCGAGGACAAAGGTATCCTCCTTCCCCATGTGAGTGCGGTTCAGGCGCGAAAGAGTCTGCACTGCCTGGATTCCGCCAAGGCGCTTGTC of the Leptospirales bacterium genome contains:
- the cfa gene encoding cyclopropane fatty acyl phospholipid synthase: MLREALGKAGIEVGGKNPWDIQVKDRSFYERIIADGVLGLGESYMEGGWSCAALDQFVDRASRAGLEEKIQDSWSNRLHIIKSRAFNLQKVKRAFQVGEQHYDLGNDLYTAMLDSRMQYTCGYWRNAKDLEKAQLAKLDLVCQKIQLKKGMHVLEFGCGWGGFARYAAERYGAVVTGYTVAKEQAAYAREKCRKLPVTIHLEDYRKATGQYDAVVSIGIMEHVGYRNYATYMETAERCLKDDGIAFVHTIGGNRSTTIANAWIHKYIFPNGMLPSVAQLGRAMEGRFVMEDWHNFGPDYDRTLMAWHRNFVKAWPKLKKSFDDRFYRMWEFYLLGSAGAFRARSQQLWQIVMTKEGRAMPPRLN
- a CDS encoding NAD(P)/FAD-dependent oxidoreductase; protein product: MIDTKVIIVGGGPSGSSCAWRLRQNGVECLVLDKDVFPRTKLCAGWITPQAVRDLRLREDNYPHGMIKLDRLHFRFYGKKVPIRTTQYSIRRFEFDSWLLQRSGAPTAEHTVREIKRVDGKYIIDDKYRCEYLVGAGGTNCPVYRILFKDKNPRDKGALIVAMEKEFPFEYSDANCYLWFFENKLPGYSWYVPKGGGYINIGIGGKQASLAKGQDDIHRQWEFLTKSLQQLKLIDISNVTPKGYSYYLRHRVSVMSSDKAYLAGDAAGLATVDMGEGIGPAVQSGLRAADSIIGGGAYSWQGLGKYSAVELWRGRSAN
- a CDS encoding helix-turn-helix transcriptional regulator, which gives rise to MGKTVASDLDTLEAEVRTALTAAPESLLQVSLTTGISKTHLTNFKNGKRNLSFQNLDQLARHLGVRYSLRNF